In a genomic window of Halobiforma lacisalsi AJ5:
- a CDS encoding chymotrypsin family serine protease: MVSSDKLQRMGRRRFTKVLAGLGLSGGVVSTISQNTLAKLTNDPTKEVPRVTGYVREDHNELDPNKPDPTDSPPERTTIYHTISRDKWVRIESANDALDKVAERLEKIGAHNVASPTVSYRTNGHHRERVIKVTYDEWIAERRSEELPDEENTVLSASEVFNELPTAVDGTVSSSELNFERGIENIPVIYESERRKPNACDRSGHRCAKRSSRDHYNDIYQTNPVPAGTSIAKKGDPLHASNAFRIYDPGSSTDDWGFLTSAHIMATDDHDDSSDMVGDPVYQPSYSNYVGDVTDAAYFSIDDDYGFYIDVASFSVARSVGTDYRLADGDGGYDEPVVGTVALDQLEDMAEDEKEICRQGTRSGRCSSTIYDFNTRVDEERAYFQTDDHITDNGDSGGPYFINHPDNDGQVLAAGIHYGPEDSIDSIAYAAAAAEKVLNVMIS; encoded by the coding sequence ATGGTTAGTAGCGATAAACTGCAGAGAATGGGCCGTCGACGATTCACGAAAGTACTTGCCGGACTCGGTCTTTCAGGTGGAGTCGTCAGTACAATTTCACAAAATACTCTAGCTAAGCTCACTAATGATCCAACTAAGGAGGTGCCACGAGTAACCGGCTACGTTCGGGAAGATCACAACGAATTAGACCCTAATAAACCAGACCCGACTGATTCACCTCCAGAGCGGACGACAATTTATCATACGATATCACGAGACAAATGGGTTCGTATTGAAAGCGCCAACGATGCTCTTGATAAAGTAGCAGAGCGCCTCGAAAAAATAGGAGCCCATAATGTTGCAAGTCCAACAGTATCCTATAGAACAAACGGCCATCATCGTGAAAGAGTTATAAAAGTAACATATGACGAATGGATTGCAGAAAGAAGATCCGAGGAATTGCCTGATGAAGAAAATACTGTATTATCTGCATCGGAAGTATTTAATGAACTCCCTACTGCTGTTGACGGTACTGTTAGTTCTAGCGAATTGAATTTTGAGAGAGGCATCGAAAACATACCAGTGATTTATGAGTCAGAAAGAAGGAAACCAAACGCGTGTGATAGGTCGGGACATAGATGTGCTAAGCGGAGTTCTCGTGATCACTATAACGACATTTACCAAACCAATCCAGTCCCAGCAGGAACCTCTATTGCCAAAAAAGGAGACCCGCTTCATGCTAGTAATGCGTTCCGAATTTATGACCCTGGTTCATCCACAGATGATTGGGGATTCTTGACCTCTGCACATATTATGGCAACTGATGACCATGATGATTCTTCAGATATGGTAGGAGATCCAGTTTATCAACCGTCATATTCAAACTATGTTGGAGATGTCACAGATGCAGCATATTTCTCTATTGATGATGATTATGGATTCTATATAGACGTAGCTTCATTCTCAGTAGCACGGAGCGTAGGAACCGATTATCGCCTTGCGGATGGGGATGGAGGATACGACGAACCAGTCGTTGGTACAGTAGCCCTTGACCAATTAGAAGATATGGCCGAAGACGAAAAAGAAATCTGTCGACAAGGAACTCGCTCTGGAAGATGTTCAAGCACAATATATGACTTCAATACCCGAGTTGACGAAGAGCGGGCCTACTTTCAGACAGACGACCACATAACAGATAATGGTGATTCTGGTGGTCCATACTTTATTAATCATCCTGATAACGATGGACAAGTCCTTGCTGCTGGAATTCACTACGGACCTGAAGACAGCATTGATAGTATAGCGTATGCTGCTGCGGCTGCTGAGAAAGTGCTGAATGTCATGATCAGCTAA
- a CDS encoding lipase family protein: MTERRQHTDSETRSGDEPTTVSRRRLLGSAAGVTVGAGGIGASSRSASATDFTGCDDWLDAPAEYPEVDLRGGNPTASNLADLEGVEANDDDDSDGGDGRSELVIYVHGWLGLETSIDQAHTLAQAFADNDYDRPVVAASWSANTPNYWRAESIAETAGRRLAAWLESDAVPGKDGDNDDDESGPTIRLVGHSLGGRVCLETLLALATDDGDDGDGPLESVALLGTAVDDDSVCTDGRYAYGIDTAANEVFNYHSENDDSVCYGYDLQSLSSGLGCAGADCDDDWFGDHDGATPSNYADVDVTDAVDDHCAYGKPDVGCVPRIVADFE; this comes from the coding sequence GTGACCGAACGACGCCAGCACACCGACAGCGAGACGCGAAGCGGCGACGAACCGACCACCGTCAGTCGACGGCGACTGCTCGGATCCGCGGCGGGTGTGACCGTCGGGGCCGGCGGGATCGGCGCCAGTTCCCGGTCGGCGTCCGCGACCGACTTCACCGGCTGTGACGACTGGCTGGACGCACCCGCGGAGTATCCGGAGGTCGATCTCAGGGGCGGGAATCCGACGGCATCGAACCTCGCGGACCTCGAGGGCGTGGAAGCGAACGACGACGATGACAGCGACGGGGGCGACGGCCGCTCGGAACTCGTCATCTACGTCCACGGGTGGCTCGGCCTCGAGACCAGCATCGATCAGGCCCACACCCTCGCGCAGGCGTTCGCGGACAACGACTACGATCGACCCGTCGTCGCGGCCTCGTGGAGCGCGAACACGCCGAACTACTGGCGAGCCGAGAGCATCGCGGAGACGGCCGGCCGGCGGCTCGCAGCGTGGCTCGAGTCCGATGCAGTTCCGGGTAAGGACGGCGACAATGACGACGACGAATCCGGCCCGACGATCCGCCTCGTCGGCCACTCGCTCGGCGGTCGGGTGTGTCTCGAGACGCTCCTGGCGTTGGCGACCGACGACGGAGACGATGGCGACGGTCCGCTCGAGTCGGTCGCCCTTCTCGGCACCGCCGTCGACGACGATTCGGTCTGTACCGACGGGCGGTACGCCTACGGTATCGACACCGCCGCGAACGAGGTGTTCAACTACCACTCCGAAAACGACGACAGCGTCTGCTACGGCTACGATCTCCAGTCGCTCTCGAGCGGCCTCGGCTGCGCCGGAGCCGACTGCGACGACGACTGGTTCGGGGACCACGACGGCGCGACGCCGAGCAACTACGCCGACGTGGACGTGACCGACGCGGTCGACGATCACTGCGCCTACGGGAAGCCCGACGTGGGCTGTGTGCCACGTATCGTGGCCGATTTCGAGTAG
- a CDS encoding extracellular solute-binding protein — protein sequence MLTPHAPGNGQPGRRAVLATVGGLASMGSLAGCLGSDADALTVLSAGSLVTTFEDHVGPAFEAETGISLHGEYYGTNAVMRMVEDRTKHPDVIVSADSRLLRDRLYDEFTDWDVEFAANSVGIGYNPDTEFGQGLDANEAWYDLAPETDEGDIAIGDPDLDPLGYRAVQAFELAEAVHDLEGFREEMLRLVYKEPEEPQLLAGVESGSRAAAIIYRNMAVDHDIPFHEFPPEYNFADPGMAAQYAAAEYTTDEEGYTAEGRPVLYSATVNDEADEADGGHRLIQFLVDNPELLVEAGLTVGDRLPRPAGNVPERIEL from the coding sequence ATGCTCACTCCCCACGCGCCCGGAAACGGACAGCCGGGTCGTCGCGCCGTCCTTGCGACCGTCGGCGGCCTCGCGAGCATGGGTAGTCTAGCCGGCTGTCTCGGGAGTGACGCTGACGCGCTAACCGTCCTGTCGGCAGGGAGCCTCGTCACCACCTTCGAGGATCACGTCGGCCCGGCGTTCGAAGCAGAAACGGGCATCAGCCTCCACGGCGAATATTACGGGACGAACGCCGTAATGCGGATGGTCGAAGACCGAACGAAACACCCCGATGTGATCGTCAGCGCCGACTCGAGGCTGCTCCGTGATCGGTTATACGACGAGTTCACCGACTGGGACGTCGAATTTGCAGCAAACAGTGTCGGGATCGGGTACAACCCGGACACCGAGTTCGGGCAGGGGCTAGATGCGAACGAGGCGTGGTACGATCTCGCTCCGGAAACTGACGAGGGAGACATCGCGATCGGCGATCCGGATCTCGATCCGCTCGGCTATCGTGCCGTGCAGGCGTTCGAACTGGCCGAAGCGGTACACGACCTCGAGGGGTTTCGAGAGGAGATGCTCCGGTTGGTCTACAAAGAACCCGAAGAACCGCAACTACTGGCGGGCGTCGAAAGCGGATCGCGCGCGGCGGCCATCATCTACCGGAATATGGCCGTCGATCACGATATCCCCTTCCACGAGTTCCCGCCGGAGTACAATTTCGCCGATCCCGGGATGGCAGCCCAGTACGCGGCCGCAGAGTACACGACGGACGAAGAGGGGTACACCGCAGAAGGCCGACCGGTGCTGTACAGTGCGACGGTCAACGACGAGGCGGACGAAGCGGATGGGGGGCACCGACTGATCCAGTTTCTCGTCGACAACCCGGAACTGCTCGTCGAGGCAGGGTTGACCGTCGGAGACCGACTCCCGCGTCCCGCTGGAAACGTTCCCGAACGAATCGAGCTATGA
- a CDS encoding TIGR00296 family protein: MSQGQGVDLSYEDGARAVELAREAVESYVQHGQREQPGSMREAFYERTGAFVRLESTRGRGSLRGCAGGYRSDDQLGHVIVDAAIEAASEDSCGSEVTPSELPNLTVSICAVNNVVLTDDPLADLELGTHGVAIDGGEGGWLYPTVPVENGWSAHEYLDRTCRKAKLAPGAWQDDDVVVTLFEGQVFREREADGSIEEL, translated from the coding sequence ATGTCCCAGGGACAGGGTGTCGACCTCTCCTACGAAGACGGGGCGCGCGCCGTCGAACTCGCGCGCGAAGCCGTCGAATCCTACGTACAACACGGTCAACGAGAACAACCGGGCAGTATGCGCGAGGCCTTCTACGAGCGCACCGGCGCGTTCGTCCGCCTCGAGTCCACGCGTGGCCGGGGGAGCCTGCGCGGCTGTGCCGGCGGCTACCGCTCGGACGACCAGCTCGGCCACGTGATCGTCGACGCGGCGATCGAAGCCGCGAGCGAGGATTCCTGCGGCTCGGAGGTAACTCCCTCCGAACTGCCGAACCTCACCGTCTCGATCTGTGCGGTCAACAACGTCGTCCTCACCGACGACCCGCTCGCCGACCTCGAGCTCGGCACGCACGGCGTCGCCATCGACGGCGGGGAGGGCGGCTGGCTCTACCCGACGGTGCCGGTCGAAAACGGGTGGAGCGCACACGAGTACCTCGATCGCACCTGCCGCAAGGCGAAGCTCGCCCCGGGTGCCTGGCAGGACGACGACGTCGTCGTCACGCTGTTCGAGGGGCAGGTGTTCCGCGAACGGGAGGCCGACGGGAGCATCGAGGAACTGTAA
- a CDS encoding transposase, with product MASATLQDDPSVESFFNVAETETLALFEHLSFEFLEEFDVFAPAQTGRTREHEPPELMRGFLHCYYKDIYGIRPVERELRNTVVWLSCGFDRPPSRDAVDRFLTDLEHVVDEVFGRLVEQAARRGLLDLTYCIDSTDVRAMPADQDASKCYDPTDDEYYHGYGCTIVSTGQKIPIAAEFTESKQAPEETAMRVTRDALAVSTPIWMLGDSAYDTLDWHDHLLAAGVVPVAPYNARNTDEPKDIEYRVEDRIDEHSEDVQLKQSTLDETYNRRTGVERTNESVKDCGLGRTHARGRVHARAQVFLALCLRLVVAITNYERGDNPGSTIITV from the coding sequence ATGGCCTCAGCGACCCTGCAAGATGATCCTTCGGTAGAGTCGTTCTTCAATGTCGCGGAGACCGAGACGCTAGCGTTGTTCGAGCACCTCTCCTTCGAGTTTCTCGAAGAGTTCGACGTGTTCGCCCCGGCGCAGACGGGGCGAACACGAGAGCATGAACCACCAGAGTTGATGCGTGGCTTCCTCCACTGCTACTACAAGGACATCTACGGGATTCGTCCGGTTGAGCGAGAGCTTCGGAACACGGTTGTTTGGCTCAGCTGTGGGTTCGATCGACCGCCGTCCAGAGACGCGGTCGATCGCTTTCTCACCGACCTCGAACACGTCGTTGACGAGGTCTTTGGCCGACTCGTCGAGCAGGCCGCCCGCCGCGGCCTGCTCGACTTGACTTACTGCATCGATTCAACTGACGTGAGGGCGATGCCTGCCGATCAAGACGCGTCGAAGTGCTACGATCCAACCGACGACGAGTACTACCACGGCTACGGCTGTACGATCGTCTCGACCGGACAAAAGATCCCGATTGCGGCGGAGTTCACAGAGAGTAAGCAAGCGCCAGAGGAGACGGCGATGCGCGTCACGCGTGACGCGCTCGCCGTCTCCACACCGATCTGGATGCTTGGAGACAGCGCCTACGACACGCTCGACTGGCACGACCACCTGCTGGCCGCAGGGGTCGTGCCAGTCGCTCCGTACAACGCGCGAAACACCGACGAGCCGAAAGATATCGAGTACAGAGTCGAAGACCGCATCGACGAACACAGCGAAGACGTTCAACTGAAGCAATCCACGTTGGATGAGACGTACAACCGCCGTACGGGGGTTGAACGAACCAACGAATCAGTCAAGGACTGCGGCCTCGGGCGAACGCACGCCCGAGGCCGCGTCCACGCACGAGCGCAGGTGTTCCTCGCACTCTGTCTGCGCCTCGTGGTCGCCATCACCAACTATGAACGCGGAGACAATCCGGGAAGCACCATCATCACGGTGTGA
- a CDS encoding cysteine hydrolase family protein codes for MPIELDPNRTALVVVDMQNGFCHPDGSLYAPGSEEAIGPVADLVEWADEGGATVVYTRDVHPPEQFEDAYYYDEFDQWGEHVLEGSWEAEVVEELPVEDADHVVEKHTYDAFQKTEFEGWLNARGIRDLVFCGTLANVCVLHSAGSAGLRDFRPILVEDCIGYIEEDHREYALDHADWLFGEVATSDDLEWA; via the coding sequence ATGCCCATCGAACTCGATCCGAACCGGACGGCGCTGGTGGTCGTCGACATGCAAAACGGCTTCTGTCACCCCGACGGTTCACTGTACGCGCCCGGCAGCGAGGAGGCCATCGGGCCGGTCGCGGACCTCGTCGAGTGGGCCGACGAGGGTGGTGCGACGGTCGTCTACACGCGGGACGTCCATCCACCCGAGCAGTTCGAGGACGCCTACTACTACGACGAGTTCGACCAGTGGGGCGAACACGTCCTCGAGGGGTCCTGGGAGGCCGAAGTCGTCGAGGAACTGCCCGTCGAGGACGCGGACCACGTCGTCGAGAAACACACCTACGACGCCTTCCAGAAGACGGAGTTCGAGGGGTGGCTGAACGCCCGCGGGATCAGGGACCTCGTGTTCTGTGGCACGCTGGCGAACGTCTGTGTCCTTCACAGCGCGGGCAGCGCGGGGCTGCGGGACTTCCGGCCGATCCTCGTCGAGGACTGTATCGGCTACATCGAGGAGGACCACCGCGAGTACGCGCTCGATCACGCCGACTGGCTGTTCGGCGAGGTGGCGACCAGCGACGACCTCGAGTGGGCCTGA
- a CDS encoding Hvo_1808 family surface protein: protein MESTRTRSLLVVLAVATIALLAVAAAGLVPGPFVGDDASDGDDYEYGDGPGYDDGERPENPTTADTVGYVEGYWYDDDLPVDDRDNATLEDDELEAVVYRSMARVETLRERPFEKEVDVEVIGREEYRERDDVFVNLSVDEQLHASVTYEATFLVDRETDANAEIETLYGGSVNGYYDPGTGQIVVVSDTPETPELDEVVLGHELHHALQDQHFDLTSLERETIDQDNAKNGLVEGAAVWIDTEYADRCGEEWDCVLPAGSQSGSTDLNWGLYLTIYQPYDDGPDYVDYLLEQDGWAAVDEAYDDPPASSSEVIRPGEEREPADVAVPDRSGDGWTQFEIDSERADETVGEAGMVAMFAAGAFESGQPAVIDRDEFLAAEVGYDYDHPYTDGWAGDELVTYVAADASVEDPDRTEEALEDTGFVWRTEWLSERDAAAFADGYLELLEFYGAEPVEDRKDTYVVDDEDGYPGAYYLERGPDGETVTVVRAPTVEDLPEIEEGAAPHGADELEAWAGVGEDGPDPDADDSDAIGGIAGSTGGSMAIAAVVVVATGAVLVIVRRGISVRTSGHRRFSSARNPGPIGESVAPTASVGLTATAGTAVTAGTAVTAVTVGIAATTGTVQTTR from the coding sequence ATGGAATCGACCCGAACGCGGTCCCTGCTCGTCGTTCTCGCGGTCGCCACGATCGCCCTTCTCGCCGTTGCGGCCGCCGGTCTCGTTCCCGGTCCGTTCGTCGGTGACGACGCATCCGACGGGGACGACTACGAATACGGAGACGGACCCGGATACGATGACGGAGAACGCCCCGAGAACCCCACGACCGCCGACACCGTCGGCTACGTCGAGGGCTACTGGTACGACGACGACCTCCCCGTCGACGACCGCGACAACGCCACCCTCGAGGACGACGAACTCGAGGCGGTCGTCTACCGGTCGATGGCCCGCGTAGAGACCCTCCGCGAGCGGCCCTTCGAGAAGGAGGTCGACGTCGAGGTGATCGGTCGGGAGGAGTACCGCGAGCGCGACGACGTCTTCGTGAACCTCTCCGTCGACGAACAGCTTCACGCGAGCGTCACCTACGAGGCCACGTTCCTCGTCGACCGCGAGACCGACGCCAACGCGGAGATCGAGACCCTCTATGGCGGCTCGGTCAACGGCTACTACGACCCCGGGACGGGACAGATCGTCGTCGTCTCCGACACCCCCGAAACGCCCGAACTCGACGAGGTCGTGCTCGGACACGAACTCCACCACGCCCTGCAGGACCAGCACTTCGACCTGACCAGCCTCGAGCGGGAGACGATCGACCAGGACAACGCCAAGAACGGCCTCGTCGAGGGGGCCGCCGTCTGGATCGACACCGAGTACGCCGACCGCTGCGGCGAGGAGTGGGACTGTGTGCTCCCCGCCGGGAGCCAGTCGGGCTCGACCGACCTGAACTGGGGACTGTACCTCACCATCTACCAGCCCTACGACGACGGCCCCGACTACGTCGACTACCTCCTCGAGCAGGACGGCTGGGCGGCCGTCGACGAGGCCTACGACGACCCGCCGGCCAGTTCCTCGGAAGTGATCCGACCGGGCGAGGAGCGCGAACCGGCCGACGTCGCAGTGCCGGACCGTTCCGGCGACGGCTGGACCCAGTTCGAGATCGACAGCGAGCGCGCCGACGAGACCGTCGGCGAGGCCGGCATGGTCGCGATGTTCGCGGCCGGCGCGTTCGAGTCCGGCCAGCCGGCAGTGATCGACCGCGACGAGTTCCTCGCGGCGGAGGTCGGCTACGACTACGACCATCCCTACACGGACGGGTGGGCCGGCGACGAACTCGTCACCTACGTCGCCGCCGACGCCAGCGTCGAGGACCCCGACCGTACCGAGGAGGCCCTCGAGGACACCGGCTTCGTCTGGCGGACCGAGTGGCTCTCCGAGCGCGACGCGGCGGCCTTCGCCGACGGCTACCTGGAGTTGCTCGAGTTCTACGGCGCGGAGCCGGTCGAAGACCGGAAAGACACCTACGTGGTCGACGACGAGGACGGCTATCCCGGCGCGTACTATCTCGAGCGCGGGCCGGACGGCGAGACCGTGACCGTCGTCCGCGCTCCCACGGTCGAGGACCTGCCGGAGATCGAGGAGGGTGCCGCACCCCATGGAGCGGACGAACTCGAGGCCTGGGCCGGCGTCGGTGAGGACGGACCCGACCCGGACGCGGACGACAGCGACGCGATCGGCGGCATCGCCGGCTCGACCGGCGGCTCGATGGCGATCGCCGCGGTCGTAGTCGTCGCCACCGGCGCGGTGCTGGTGATCGTCCGGCGCGGCATCTCCGTGAGAACGTCGGGCCACCGGCGGTTCTCGAGCGCGCGGAACCCGGGCCCGATTGGGGAGTCGGTCGCTCCTACGGCGAGCGTGGGGCTCACCGCGACTGCCGGGACCGCCGTGACCGCCGGGACCGCCGTGACCGCCGTGACCGTCGGGATCGCTGCGACTACCGGAACCGTCCAAACCACCCGGTGA
- a CDS encoding ABC transporter ATP-binding protein — protein sequence MTLELESVSHRYGDELAVSDVSFGAEPGELVGLLGPSGCGKTTLVQAIAGHVRPTAGRILLRGDDVTDTPPERRHVSVVFQRPTLYPHMTVSENVAYGLAARGMDREERDARTRDYLDLVDLEEQRDSYPAELSGGQQRRVELARALAPRPDVLLLDEPLSGLDPTLRERLRDEIARIQRETGVTTLFVTHDQEDAMALADRLVVMNDGRVAGSGHPRRLYDSPPTPFVASFLGRSNTLSATVVNQDPLTVAFGGAELSLDGTNLRRSEGEPVLCHVRPKDLSFAPAETNGASVSVTGEVKRIVDLGRRYDVTLETRAGDEIVVEESSRPPSRDESVSVSVPGDCVTVFDGEQSDSSRLS from the coding sequence ATGACCCTCGAGCTCGAGAGTGTTTCCCACCGATACGGCGACGAACTGGCCGTAAGCGACGTGTCGTTCGGGGCGGAGCCGGGCGAACTGGTCGGGCTCCTCGGCCCCAGTGGCTGTGGCAAAACCACGCTCGTGCAGGCGATCGCCGGCCACGTGCGACCGACTGCCGGTCGGATACTGCTGCGCGGTGACGACGTTACCGACACACCCCCCGAGCGGCGACACGTCAGCGTCGTCTTTCAACGACCGACGCTGTATCCACACATGACCGTCAGCGAAAACGTCGCGTACGGATTGGCGGCACGGGGAATGGACCGCGAAGAACGCGACGCCCGCACGAGGGACTATCTCGATCTGGTCGACCTCGAGGAGCAACGCGATTCGTATCCCGCGGAACTGAGCGGCGGTCAGCAGCGACGCGTCGAACTCGCACGGGCGTTGGCTCCTCGGCCGGACGTGTTGTTACTCGACGAGCCGCTGTCCGGGCTCGATCCGACGCTTCGCGAGCGGCTACGGGACGAAATCGCTCGCATCCAGCGCGAGACCGGCGTGACGACGCTGTTCGTAACCCACGATCAGGAGGATGCGATGGCGCTGGCCGATCGATTGGTCGTGATGAACGACGGACGAGTCGCCGGGAGCGGCCACCCACGGCGGCTCTACGACTCCCCGCCGACGCCGTTCGTGGCCTCGTTTCTCGGCCGCTCGAACACGCTCTCGGCGACGGTCGTGAACCAGGACCCGTTAACGGTGGCCTTCGGGGGCGCGGAACTGTCCCTCGACGGAACGAACCTGCGCCGTTCGGAGGGGGAACCCGTGCTGTGTCACGTCCGTCCGAAGGATCTCTCGTTTGCCCCCGCCGAGACGAACGGGGCGTCCGTTTCGGTGACGGGAGAGGTGAAGCGAATCGTCGACCTCGGCCGGCGATACGACGTTACGCTCGAGACCCGGGCCGGGGACGAAATCGTCGTGGAAGAATCGTCCCGACCACCGTCCCGGGACGAGTCCGTTTCGGTGTCGGTTCCCGGAGACTGCGTGACCGTTTTCGACGGAGAGCAAAGCGACTCGTCGCGTCTCTCTTGA
- a CDS encoding nicotinate phosphoribosyltransferase, with amino-acid sequence MSNPFGTVPPEAILEGDATDAYFERTRSTLEAAGKNPHVVAEVTADQFPTGEFDVFTGVEDVATLFEGRSVDVDALPDGQLFDGGPVMRIEGPYLEFAELETSLLGFLSQPSGFATAALEARRAAPESLVLSFGARHVHPTIASVVERASLLSGLDGFSHVAAGEILGREPGGTMPHALMFCFGEGNQDEAWEAFDAAVPEDVPRIALTDTFWDEVSESLLAAETLGDRLDGVRIDTTSSRRGDFRHIIREVRWELDAHGHEDVDIFCSGGLDPEAIESLRDVADGFGVGSHITSAPGVDFSLDIVEMEGEPVSKRGKLSGVKEVYRTPAGGHHVALADRDGPDGEALLEPLVRDGEIVQEFDLEEASERCLADAEAVGFRESEN; translated from the coding sequence ATGTCAAATCCGTTCGGAACCGTCCCTCCGGAGGCGATTCTCGAGGGGGACGCCACAGACGCCTACTTCGAGCGCACCCGTTCGACGCTCGAGGCTGCCGGGAAGAACCCCCACGTCGTCGCCGAGGTGACGGCCGACCAGTTCCCGACCGGCGAGTTCGACGTCTTCACCGGGGTCGAGGACGTCGCAACGCTGTTCGAAGGTCGCTCCGTCGACGTCGACGCCCTGCCGGACGGGCAACTGTTCGACGGCGGCCCCGTCATGCGGATCGAGGGGCCCTACCTCGAGTTCGCCGAACTCGAGACGTCGCTGCTGGGCTTTCTGTCCCAGCCCAGTGGCTTCGCGACGGCCGCGCTCGAGGCCCGCCGTGCGGCGCCCGAATCGCTCGTTCTCTCCTTTGGCGCGCGCCACGTCCACCCCACGATCGCGTCCGTCGTCGAACGTGCCTCACTGCTTTCGGGGCTGGACGGGTTCTCCCACGTCGCTGCGGGAGAGATTCTCGGGCGAGAGCCCGGCGGCACGATGCCCCACGCGCTGATGTTCTGCTTCGGCGAGGGGAACCAGGACGAGGCCTGGGAGGCCTTCGACGCGGCCGTCCCCGAGGACGTCCCGCGGATCGCGCTGACCGACACCTTCTGGGACGAGGTCAGCGAGAGCCTGCTCGCGGCCGAGACGCTCGGCGACCGTCTGGACGGCGTGCGTATCGACACCACGAGCTCCCGCCGGGGCGACTTCCGGCACATCATCCGCGAAGTTCGGTGGGAACTCGACGCACACGGCCACGAGGACGTCGACATCTTCTGTAGCGGCGGGCTCGATCCCGAGGCGATCGAAAGCCTGCGGGACGTCGCCGACGGTTTCGGCGTCGGGAGCCACATCACGAGCGCGCCGGGCGTCGACTTCAGCCTCGACATCGTCGAGATGGAGGGCGAGCCGGTCTCCAAACGAGGCAAGCTCTCCGGCGTCAAAGAAGTCTATCGTACTCCCGCAGGCGGGCACCACGTCGCGCTGGCCGACCGCGACGGTCCCGACGGCGAGGCGCTGCTGGAGCCGCTCGTCCGTGACGGCGAAATCGTCCAGGAGTTCGACCTCGAGGAGGCGAGCGAGCGGTGCCTGGCCGACGCCGAGGCGGTCGGCTTCCGGGAATCAGAGAACTGA
- a CDS encoding ABC transporter permease has protein sequence MSGTDALPIRRSNRTVELLVPALLGGLILAYFALPFVAFLSRTGAANITAGLSTPETQHAIRNSLITAPIATAISTVLGVPLAYVLARRSFPGKRLVEGLVVLPLIVPPVVGGAMIITAVGRFTPIGAAAAAVGVPLTDSLLGVVLAQTFVAAPFVIITARAGFGAIDERLEQASRSLGYGPLATFRNVSLPLAHGAILAGIVLTFARAIGEFGATMMVAYNPRTMPTRIWVDFIAGGIDAIVPLALTLLAITLVVLAAVQRLARVPTVIDR, from the coding sequence ATGAGTGGTACCGACGCCCTTCCGATACGCCGGTCGAATCGAACGGTGGAGTTACTGGTCCCGGCTCTCCTCGGTGGACTGATTCTCGCGTACTTTGCGCTCCCGTTTGTCGCCTTTCTCTCGCGAACGGGGGCGGCGAACATCACTGCCGGACTCTCGACGCCCGAAACACAGCACGCAATTCGTAACTCGCTGATCACCGCACCGATCGCGACGGCGATTTCGACCGTGCTGGGTGTCCCCCTCGCCTACGTACTCGCACGACGGTCGTTTCCCGGAAAACGACTCGTCGAGGGGCTGGTGGTCCTTCCGCTCATCGTGCCACCCGTCGTCGGCGGAGCGATGATCATCACCGCCGTCGGACGCTTCACACCCATCGGTGCCGCTGCTGCCGCCGTCGGCGTCCCGCTTACTGACAGCCTGCTCGGCGTCGTGCTCGCACAGACGTTCGTCGCTGCACCGTTCGTCATTATTACTGCCAGAGCAGGGTTCGGAGCGATCGACGAGCGATTGGAACAGGCGTCGCGTTCGCTGGGCTATGGCCCCCTTGCGACCTTCCGGAACGTCTCGCTTCCGCTCGCTCACGGCGCGATTCTTGCGGGCATCGTCCTGACGTTCGCACGAGCGATCGGCGAGTTCGGCGCGACGATGATGGTCGCTTACAACCCACGAACGATGCCGACTCGCATCTGGGTTGATTTCATCGCCGGCGGGATCGACGCCATCGTACCGCTCGCGTTAACGCTGCTCGCCATTACGCTGGTCGTACTGGCGGCCGTCCAGCGTCTCGCCCGCGTCCCGACGGTGATCGATCGATGA